In a single window of the Tellurirhabdus bombi genome:
- a CDS encoding UDP-glucose dehydrogenase family protein: protein MKIAVVGTGYVGLVTGTCFAETGNQVICVDIDSRKVEKLNNGIIPIYEPGLDVLFNRNTAEGRLKFTTNLAEGIEGAEVIFLALPTPPGEDGSADLKYILKVAGDLGQLLKEYAVVIDKSTVPVGTAEKVAEYISLSAQVDFDVVSNPEFLREGVAVEDFMKPDRVVIGTRSERAKAVMNKLYAPLVRQGNPIIFMDERSAEMTKYAANAFLATKITFMNEIANLCEKVGANVDDIRRGIGTDSRIGKRFLFAGIGYGGSCFPKDVQALAKTAQEYDYDFRLLNSVMAVNSDQKTKLLPLIKAHFGGDLKGKILAIWGLAFKPYTDDIREAPALENIRALLAEGAKITVYDPEAMDNVRNILGNQITYAHTSYAALDDADALVIMTEWPLFRTPDFGKMNLLLKNKVIFDGRNVYELDQIKEQGYTYYSIGREAIGEEIKQTI from the coding sequence ATGAAGATTGCAGTAGTAGGTACCGGTTACGTGGGTCTTGTAACCGGTACTTGTTTTGCCGAAACTGGTAATCAGGTAATTTGCGTCGATATTGACAGCCGGAAAGTCGAAAAGCTTAATAACGGCATCATTCCCATCTACGAACCAGGTCTGGATGTGTTGTTTAACCGTAACACGGCGGAAGGCCGCCTGAAATTCACGACCAATCTGGCCGAGGGCATCGAAGGAGCGGAGGTCATTTTTCTGGCCTTGCCGACACCTCCGGGGGAAGATGGCTCAGCGGATTTGAAATACATCTTGAAAGTAGCCGGCGATCTGGGTCAATTGTTAAAAGAATACGCCGTTGTTATTGATAAGAGCACGGTTCCGGTGGGAACCGCCGAAAAAGTAGCCGAATACATTTCCCTCAGTGCGCAGGTAGACTTCGACGTAGTATCCAATCCCGAATTTTTGCGCGAAGGCGTTGCCGTTGAAGACTTCATGAAGCCGGACCGCGTAGTGATCGGCACCCGGTCGGAGCGGGCCAAAGCCGTGATGAACAAACTCTACGCGCCGCTGGTACGCCAAGGAAACCCCATTATTTTCATGGACGAACGCTCGGCAGAGATGACCAAATACGCGGCCAACGCGTTTCTGGCAACCAAGATTACGTTCATGAACGAAATTGCCAACCTTTGCGAAAAAGTGGGCGCTAATGTCGATGACATTCGTCGAGGCATTGGAACCGATAGCCGGATTGGAAAGCGCTTTCTGTTTGCGGGCATAGGCTACGGTGGAAGCTGTTTTCCGAAAGATGTTCAGGCGCTGGCTAAAACCGCCCAGGAATACGACTACGATTTCCGCCTGCTGAATTCCGTCATGGCGGTTAATAGTGACCAGAAAACGAAGCTACTGCCGCTGATCAAAGCCCATTTTGGCGGTGATCTGAAAGGGAAAATCCTCGCCATATGGGGCTTGGCGTTTAAACCCTATACCGACGACATACGTGAAGCACCTGCCCTCGAAAACATCCGGGCACTGCTGGCCGAAGGAGCTAAAATCACCGTTTACGATCCAGAAGCAATGGATAACGTGCGGAACATTTTAGGCAACCAGATCACATATGCACACACCTCCTATGCCGCCCTGGACGATGCCGACGCCCTGGTGATTATGACCGAGTGGCCCCTGTTCCGCACGCCCGATTTTGGCAAAATGAATCTGCTCTTAAAGAATAAAGTCATTTTTGATGGCCGAAACGTCTACGAATTAGACCAGATTAAAGAACAAGGATATACCTATTACAGCATTGGCCGCGAGGCAATTGGAGAAGAAATAAAACAAACCATTTAA
- a CDS encoding PD-(D/E)XK nuclease-like domain-containing protein — MDYCSIPRVSNSDLTRLQEEYLGRGTAPSARFAANNSNAVRESTDRQSVGRAFRHHLVGPESVGSVIQQLLPDMAFSKTAELEPLMPLLRRDSFCKRYLQLAEQNGAQQNAIQGTAQRNRIVLFTEPMTEVACKARLDVVYTSAQRQNALIIDFKTTSAQSQSQFLQSCYDYDYDRQAAYYLDALRFAEGRGNQRGEWSQTRHFRFVLVGIQKQEPNRLFAVDATAIPEFIDYGRKKYRFWLRKWQEREQEQMWLKAS; from the coding sequence ATGGATTATTGCAGCATCCCGCGCGTGTCAAATTCTGATTTGACACGCTTACAGGAAGAATATCTGGGCCGGGGAACGGCTCCTTCGGCGCGTTTTGCCGCCAATAACTCGAATGCCGTTCGGGAAAGTACGGACCGCCAAAGCGTTGGCCGGGCTTTTCGCCATCATCTGGTCGGTCCTGAGTCGGTGGGCAGCGTTATTCAACAATTGTTACCGGATATGGCATTTAGTAAAACGGCCGAGCTAGAGCCCTTAATGCCACTGCTACGCCGCGATTCGTTTTGCAAGCGCTACCTTCAACTGGCCGAGCAAAATGGAGCGCAACAAAATGCGATTCAAGGCACCGCGCAACGCAACCGGATTGTTTTGTTTACGGAGCCAATGACCGAAGTGGCGTGCAAGGCTCGTCTGGATGTCGTTTATACAAGCGCTCAGCGACAAAATGCACTGATCATTGACTTTAAAACGACTTCGGCACAGAGCCAGAGCCAGTTTTTGCAAAGCTGCTATGATTATGATTATGACCGTCAGGCAGCTTACTATCTTGACGCGCTGCGTTTTGCGGAAGGCCGGGGAAATCAACGTGGCGAATGGAGCCAGACGCGTCATTTTCGCTTTGTACTGGTTGGGATTCAGAAACAGGAACCTAATCGCCTTTTTGCGGTCGATGCCACGGCCATACCGGAGTTTATTGACTACGGTCGGAAGAAATACCGGTTCTGGCTCCGGAAATGGCAGGAGCGCGAACAAGAGCAAATGTGGTTAAAGGCCTCTTAA
- a CDS encoding isoprenyl transferase, giving the protein MKELIDLSNLPQHIAVIMDGNGRWAKRQGAARVFGHRNAIKAVREATEGCAELGIKHLTLYTFSTENWGRPKFEIDALMQLLVHTIRAEIPTLTENNVRLTTIGDTTSLPRACRAELEEAIQLTEGNTGLNLILALSYSGKWDIVEATKKLAQQVKNGTLTPDQIDEDLFNQALATEGIANVDLMIRTGGDHRISNFMLWQLAYAELYVINDVFWPDFRKPHLWEAILTYQGRERRFGKISEQLVK; this is encoded by the coding sequence ATGAAAGAACTCATTGACCTGAGCAATCTGCCCCAACACATTGCCGTTATTATGGACGGAAACGGACGCTGGGCAAAACGGCAGGGCGCTGCACGGGTATTTGGTCACCGGAATGCCATCAAAGCAGTTAGGGAAGCAACAGAAGGTTGCGCAGAACTAGGTATTAAACACCTGACTCTCTATACTTTCTCAACAGAAAACTGGGGAAGGCCAAAATTTGAAATTGATGCACTAATGCAACTTTTAGTGCATACAATTCGGGCCGAAATTCCAACCTTGACCGAAAATAACGTGCGCTTGACTACCATCGGTGATACGACGAGTCTGCCGCGTGCCTGTCGGGCTGAACTGGAAGAAGCCATTCAACTAACTGAAGGCAATACAGGGTTGAACTTGATTCTGGCATTGAGCTACAGTGGAAAGTGGGATATTGTTGAGGCCACCAAGAAACTGGCCCAGCAAGTGAAAAACGGAACACTGACGCCGGATCAGATCGATGAAGACCTGTTTAACCAAGCGTTGGCAACTGAAGGAATTGCCAATGTGGATTTAATGATTCGCACAGGGGGCGATCATCGCATCAGTAACTTCATGCTTTGGCAACTGGCTTACGCCGAATTGTATGTTATTAACGACGTATTCTGGCCCGATTTCCGCAAACCACACCTTTGGGAAGCTATCCTGACTTATCAGGGACGCGAACGCCGATTTGGCAAGATCAGTGAGCAATTGGTCAAGTAA
- a CDS encoding OmpH family outer membrane protein, producing MKKNLVLVTLLSLWGLLPAQAQKFGYVDTDFITSKMPEYQKALTEIDKFADKWSKDIQDKYTEIEKLQKSYNAEEILLTEEMKRDRQRIISDKEREAREYNNRVFGYEGLLYQKKKDLMKPVMEVVNRAIEKVAIQKKLNFMFDKASDFVMLYTDPRHDYSDYVMEELGLSIDQKSSRTADNVTPPAGEPKTNTKPTQKPK from the coding sequence ATGAAAAAAAATCTAGTTTTAGTAACTTTGCTGTCTCTTTGGGGACTTTTGCCAGCACAGGCACAGAAGTTTGGTTATGTGGACACGGACTTCATTACCAGCAAGATGCCGGAATACCAAAAGGCTCTGACAGAGATCGATAAGTTTGCGGATAAGTGGTCGAAAGATATCCAGGATAAGTACACTGAAATTGAAAAATTACAGAAATCTTACAATGCCGAGGAAATCCTGCTGACCGAAGAAATGAAGCGCGATCGTCAACGAATCATCAGCGACAAAGAGCGGGAAGCCCGGGAATATAACAATAGGGTTTTTGGGTACGAAGGCCTCTTGTATCAGAAGAAAAAAGATTTGATGAAACCCGTTATGGAAGTAGTCAATCGGGCCATTGAAAAAGTAGCGATTCAAAAAAAGCTGAACTTTATGTTCGATAAAGCCAGCGATTTTGTGATGCTTTATACCGATCCCCGTCACGATTATAGTGACTACGTGATGGAAGAGCTGGGACTAAGTATCGATCAGAAAAGTTCTAGAACGGCTGATAACGTGACACCGCCAGCGGGAGAACCAAAAACAAATACAAAACCAACGCAAAAACCTAAATAA
- the bamA gene encoding outer membrane protein assembly factor BamA, protein MKSTVLIRSWQLATTVAVCALLSVTSLTVRAQVRPGIGVGVGRGSASAEVIDVNYADPKEYEIAGLTVSGNKYLDPNSLLSLTGLKVGDKIRIPGENVNSAIRKLMQSGLLEDVELLATKVEGDQIHLNVEIKEQPRLYKVDFLGIRKGEQDALKDKVKLNLGRLVSSTIIKNTQLSVKKFFVEKGFLNTKVQITTVSTDSARNYAAMRVLIEKGPKVKIHNIEIQGREEIEESKIRLKMKGTKQARFGRLFTPSKFIPKKFEEDKGKVIEYYNKEGYRDAIVTFDSVYAFDGKSVNIVMNIDEGNKYYIRDITWTGNYLYTAEELTQVLGLKKGDIYSKEEIERRKGGIPGADLSSVYMDRGYLYYNAEDVIKSVEGDSVDLEFRIFEGKQATINKIVLNGNTKTSDHVVLREIRTLPGQKFSKTDIIRTQRELATLGYFDPEKIGIVPVPQPDGTVDIEYTVEEKPSDQIELSGGWGGFVGFVGTLGLVFNNFSAKNITNLSAWKPLPAGDGQKLALRFQANGRQFQTYSLTFTEPWLGGKKPNAFSIGVSHTIFRQFDQFSIYRTGNSLRNATAFGAYNNTSISLSLGRRLRFPDDFFTLSNSLTYQRYGLDRLNLFYIRDAETGQEFNNGTSNSFLFNTTLARNSIDNPQFPRSGSSFSLSSSLTPPYSLFRNKPLSRDLNERYKWVEYHKWMFDASWFATVTGKLVMNARAHMGFLGRYSPKADYSPFERFVLGGSGLAGTGQFALAQDIIGLRGYDDRSVYTGRYNVMPDANDRQRGGVVYNKFVMELRYPVSLNPSATIFVLSFLEAGNNWGDFKYYNPFDLKRSAGIGARIFMPAFGLIGIDYGYGFDKNPGAQKGPGGQFHFTIGQQIR, encoded by the coding sequence TTGAAATCTACCGTTTTGATTAGAAGCTGGCAATTGGCAACTACGGTCGCCGTTTGTGCGTTGCTTTCTGTTACATCATTGACTGTTCGGGCGCAGGTTCGGCCAGGAATTGGTGTAGGGGTGGGGCGTGGCTCGGCAAGCGCTGAAGTTATCGATGTTAACTACGCCGATCCAAAGGAATATGAAATTGCAGGATTGACCGTTAGCGGAAACAAATACCTGGATCCCAATTCGCTTTTATCACTCACGGGTCTGAAAGTAGGGGATAAAATTCGCATTCCCGGTGAAAACGTCAACAGCGCCATCCGGAAGCTCATGCAATCGGGCTTGCTGGAAGATGTTGAACTGTTGGCTACAAAAGTGGAAGGTGACCAGATTCACCTGAATGTTGAAATCAAAGAGCAACCGCGTTTATACAAGGTTGATTTTCTGGGTATTCGCAAAGGCGAGCAGGACGCACTGAAAGATAAAGTAAAGTTGAACCTGGGGCGTCTGGTTTCCAGCACAATTATCAAAAATACGCAGTTGAGTGTAAAGAAATTCTTTGTTGAAAAAGGCTTTCTAAACACAAAAGTGCAAATCACGACGGTTTCGACGGACAGCGCCCGAAATTATGCCGCCATGCGTGTGCTGATTGAAAAAGGGCCAAAAGTTAAGATTCATAACATTGAGATTCAAGGCCGGGAAGAGATTGAAGAGTCTAAAATCCGGCTAAAAATGAAGGGCACCAAGCAAGCTCGCTTTGGTCGTTTGTTTACGCCTTCGAAATTTATTCCGAAGAAATTTGAGGAGGATAAAGGAAAGGTAATCGAATACTACAACAAGGAAGGTTACCGGGATGCCATCGTTACGTTTGACTCTGTTTATGCTTTTGATGGCAAAAGTGTCAACATCGTGATGAACATTGATGAAGGCAATAAATATTACATTCGGGATATTACCTGGACGGGCAACTACCTGTATACTGCCGAAGAGCTGACCCAGGTATTGGGGCTGAAAAAAGGTGATATCTACAGCAAAGAAGAAATCGAACGACGTAAAGGCGGTATTCCGGGCGCGGACTTAAGTTCCGTATACATGGACCGGGGTTATCTGTACTACAATGCCGAAGACGTTATTAAAAGTGTAGAAGGTGACTCGGTTGACCTTGAGTTCCGGATTTTTGAGGGAAAACAGGCTACCATTAACAAAATTGTACTTAACGGGAATACTAAAACTAGCGACCACGTTGTGCTTCGCGAGATTCGGACGTTACCCGGACAGAAATTTAGCAAAACCGACATCATTCGGACGCAACGCGAATTAGCGACGCTCGGCTATTTCGATCCGGAGAAAATTGGAATTGTGCCGGTGCCGCAACCTGATGGAACGGTTGATATTGAATATACCGTTGAGGAAAAACCTTCCGATCAGATTGAGTTATCCGGTGGTTGGGGTGGATTCGTGGGTTTTGTCGGTACTTTAGGCTTGGTATTCAATAACTTCTCGGCCAAAAATATCACCAACTTGAGCGCCTGGAAGCCACTTCCGGCGGGTGACGGACAGAAACTAGCGTTGCGTTTCCAGGCTAACGGACGGCAATTCCAGACTTATTCATTGACGTTTACAGAGCCTTGGTTAGGTGGAAAAAAACCGAACGCATTTTCAATTGGTGTGAGCCACACTATTTTCCGGCAATTCGACCAATTTAGTATCTACAGAACGGGTAATTCTCTACGGAACGCAACTGCGTTTGGAGCGTATAACAACACCAGTATCTCGCTTTCGCTGGGCCGTCGCCTTCGTTTCCCGGATGACTTTTTTACCCTGAGCAACTCGTTGACTTACCAACGTTACGGCTTGGATCGGCTAAACCTATTTTATATTAGAGATGCGGAAACTGGACAGGAGTTCAACAATGGAACATCAAACAGCTTCTTGTTTAATACTACGCTAGCGCGGAATAGCATCGATAACCCGCAGTTCCCGCGTTCAGGGTCTTCGTTCTCGTTGAGTTCGTCCCTAACGCCGCCTTACTCGTTGTTCCGCAATAAGCCGCTAAGCCGTGATTTGAACGAGCGTTACAAATGGGTTGAATACCACAAATGGATGTTCGATGCAAGCTGGTTTGCCACGGTTACCGGAAAGCTGGTTATGAACGCCCGGGCTCACATGGGCTTCTTGGGGCGCTACAGTCCGAAAGCAGATTACAGTCCATTTGAACGCTTCGTACTGGGTGGTTCGGGTCTGGCTGGAACAGGTCAATTTGCACTGGCTCAGGATATTATCGGTCTACGTGGCTACGATGACCGGAGTGTTTATACGGGTCGTTACAATGTAATGCCAGACGCCAACGACCGGCAACGGGGTGGGGTTGTTTACAATAAATTTGTGATGGAGCTTCGCTATCCTGTGTCCTTAAATCCGTCGGCAACCATCTTTGTTTTGAGCTTCCTGGAAGCAGGGAACAACTGGGGTGACTTTAAGTACTACAATCCGTTTGACCTGAAACGGTCGGCGGGGATCGGTGCCCGGATTTTCATGCCTGCATTTGGCTTGATTGGTATTGATTACGGATATGGATTTGATAAGAATCCAGGAGCGCAAAAAGGTCCTGGTGGTCAGTTCCACTTCACAATCGGACAGCAAATTAGATAA
- a CDS encoding OmpH family outer membrane protein, translating to MKNTFILALAAVLMLGAGQVKAQAQEAATTAAPATVKIGYTNIDYILAGMPEFKDIQNQLDIQRTQLGNAYNAKVKEFQDKLGVYEKGAAQMTDVIKADREKELQTLQQSIQEFQRNSEESLQKKYQTLVNPVMQKIQTNIDAVAKDNSFTHVFNLDAGQGTLPILLYATKESDITDLVFKKMGVTPPAPGAAATPAAGTSTSSSTKPATPAQSTPAPKKKN from the coding sequence ATGAAGAATACATTCATCCTTGCACTGGCAGCAGTGCTAATGTTGGGAGCAGGTCAGGTAAAGGCACAAGCACAGGAAGCCGCCACAACTGCTGCCCCGGCAACTGTTAAAATTGGCTATACTAACATTGATTATATTTTGGCAGGAATGCCGGAATTTAAAGACATTCAAAACCAGCTTGATATCCAGCGGACTCAGCTAGGCAATGCCTATAATGCTAAAGTGAAAGAGTTTCAGGATAAGCTGGGTGTCTACGAAAAAGGCGCTGCCCAGATGACAGACGTTATCAAAGCGGATCGCGAGAAAGAACTGCAAACGCTGCAACAAAGCATTCAGGAGTTCCAACGCAACTCAGAAGAGTCATTGCAGAAGAAATACCAGACATTGGTAAATCCTGTGATGCAGAAAATTCAGACGAACATTGATGCCGTAGCGAAGGACAATAGCTTTACGCATGTTTTCAACCTTGACGCTGGTCAGGGAACGCTGCCTATTTTGTTGTACGCAACAAAAGAGTCGGACATTACAGACCTGGTATTCAAGAAAATGGGTGTAACGCCGCCAGCTCCTGGTGCAGCAGCAACACCGGCTGCGGGCACATCAACGTCAAGCAGCACTAAGCCAGCGACACCGGCTCAGTCAACACCGGCACCTAAGAAAAAGAATTAA
- a CDS encoding tyrosine-protein phosphatase — MFSFFTRKKQPALTDYGFVGVDMHSHLIPGIDDGVPDMETALEALTQLQNLGYRKVVTTPHVIQDMYPNTSAVIRQGVAEVQAAAKEHGLTIEIEAAAEYLLDEYFMALLHKGDLLTFGSNYLLFELSFAVPPLNLEDLVFQMMTRGYRPILAHPERYSYLKDHPERIKNLRDQGCLLQLNILSLYGQYGSRAQQQARYFLEHGMIDFLGTDMHRVRDAEKMKQLISAKESAIMGGKTFLNASL; from the coding sequence ATGTTTTCATTTTTTACCCGGAAAAAACAGCCTGCACTGACTGATTATGGCTTTGTAGGCGTTGATATGCATTCACACTTGATCCCGGGAATTGACGATGGCGTACCTGATATGGAAACAGCCCTGGAAGCGCTGACTCAGTTACAGAATCTGGGCTATCGAAAAGTAGTCACGACGCCACACGTCATTCAGGACATGTACCCAAATACCTCGGCGGTTATTCGCCAAGGCGTTGCCGAAGTCCAGGCGGCGGCTAAAGAACACGGCCTGACTATTGAAATTGAGGCTGCTGCGGAGTATTTGCTGGATGAGTATTTTATGGCGCTGCTGCATAAAGGCGACTTACTAACCTTTGGCTCCAATTACTTACTCTTTGAGCTTTCGTTCGCCGTTCCTCCGCTAAACCTCGAAGACCTGGTTTTCCAGATGATGACGCGGGGCTACCGGCCCATTCTGGCGCATCCCGAGCGCTACTCGTATCTGAAAGACCATCCCGAACGCATCAAGAACCTGCGCGATCAGGGTTGCCTGCTCCAACTGAATATTTTATCGCTCTATGGCCAGTACGGTTCGCGGGCGCAGCAACAGGCGCGTTATTTCCTCGAACATGGGATGATTGATTTTCTGGGAACGGACATGCACCGGGTGCGCGATGCGGAGAAAATGAAGCAGTTAATTTCGGCAAAAGAATCTGCTATTATGGGCGGAAAAACATTTCTAAACGCTTCTTTGTGA
- a CDS encoding XRE family transcriptional regulator has protein sequence MEIGDRLQQLIEMLDVSVLEFARQLGEKRGEKVYHILHGRLKPRYETLQKILVAYPQVNADWLLRGEGMMFRTLPQTPSAAITLDERLRNMEFLLFQLNERVALLQQTNDLLRQELEARRRK, from the coding sequence ATGGAAATTGGAGACCGGCTGCAACAGTTGATCGAAATGCTGGATGTGAGCGTGCTGGAATTTGCCCGGCAACTCGGTGAGAAGCGTGGCGAGAAAGTGTATCACATTTTGCATGGCCGATTAAAACCACGATACGAGACATTACAGAAAATTCTGGTAGCCTACCCGCAGGTGAATGCCGATTGGTTATTACGCGGAGAAGGCATGATGTTTCGCACACTGCCGCAGACCCCTTCGGCAGCTATTACCCTCGACGAGCGTTTACGCAACATGGAATTCCTTCTTTTTCAGCTTAATGAGCGCGTTGCTTTACTACAGCAGACGAATGACCTGCTGCGCCAGGAATTAGAGGCGCGGCGGCGAAAATAA